In Deinococcus sedimenti, a single genomic region encodes these proteins:
- a CDS encoding OmpH family outer membrane protein, whose protein sequence is MKISAKLMAPVALATAFGLGMVAPHAQTTAQKVAFVDISKLLAAHSNAKAINDIKAKADAELGAIDKQIKAIDAKGTNASAAEKQTREALIKTIQAKAADYDKQIDPKVTEIEQAVDKAVSAVAKSNGYGIVMDMNVAARSGLVIYADDSTDLTSAVVKNIK, encoded by the coding sequence ATGAAGATCAGTGCAAAACTCATGGCCCCCGTGGCCCTCGCCACTGCGTTCGGCCTCGGCATGGTCGCGCCCCACGCGCAGACCACCGCCCAGAAGGTGGCGTTCGTGGACATCAGCAAACTGCTCGCGGCGCACTCCAACGCCAAGGCCATCAACGACATCAAGGCCAAAGCGGACGCCGAACTCGGCGCGATCGACAAGCAGATCAAGGCGATCGATGCCAAGGGCACCAACGCCAGCGCTGCCGAGAAGCAGACCCGCGAAGCGCTGATCAAGACCATTCAGGCGAAAGCAGCGGACTACGACAAGCAGATTGACCCCAAAGTCACAGAAATCGAGCAGGCTGTGGACAAGGCGGTCAGCGCCGTCGCCAAGAGCAACGGCTACGGCATCGTCATGGATATGAACGTCGCTGCAAGGAGCGGGCTCGTCATCTACGCTGACGACAGCACCGACCTGACAAGCGCCGTCGTCAAGAACATCAAGTAA
- the lysX gene encoding lysine biosynthesis protein LysX — protein sequence MADLAVLYDRIRPDEKMLFEALDDLGVPYDKVYTPQLKVTFDEQGRAGVPWKVAIERCVSQSRGHGVTRALEGFGVKVINPAHVIELCGDKLATNAALHAHGLPTPRTGVAFDGDTALTLIEEMGYPVVLKPTVGSWGRMVSRLNDRAAAEAVIEHKEVLGGPQHGIFYVQELINKPGRDIRAFVVGGVCIGAIYRTSEHWITNTARGAKASNCPVTPEIADLAQKAAAAVHGQIVAIDLVEDPAAQNEWGGLKIIEINHTMEFKNSVATTGVNIPRVMGEYAISLL from the coding sequence ATGGCCGACCTCGCCGTCCTGTACGACCGCATCCGCCCCGACGAGAAGATGCTCTTCGAGGCCCTCGACGACCTCGGCGTTCCCTACGACAAGGTCTACACCCCCCAGCTGAAGGTCACCTTCGACGAGCAGGGCCGCGCGGGTGTGCCCTGGAAGGTCGCCATCGAACGCTGCGTCAGCCAGAGCCGCGGCCACGGCGTGACCCGTGCGCTGGAGGGCTTCGGGGTGAAGGTCATCAACCCCGCGCACGTCATCGAACTGTGTGGCGACAAGCTCGCCACGAACGCCGCGCTGCACGCCCACGGGCTCCCCACGCCCCGCACCGGCGTGGCCTTCGACGGCGACACCGCCCTGACCCTCATCGAGGAGATGGGCTACCCGGTCGTCCTGAAACCCACCGTGGGCTCGTGGGGCCGCATGGTCAGCCGCCTGAACGACCGCGCCGCCGCCGAGGCCGTCATCGAGCACAAGGAAGTCCTGGGCGGCCCGCAGCACGGGATCTTCTACGTGCAGGAACTCATCAACAAGCCCGGCCGGGACATCCGCGCGTTCGTGGTGGGCGGCGTGTGCATCGGCGCGATCTACCGCACCAGCGAACACTGGATCACGAACACCGCGCGCGGCGCGAAAGCCAGCAACTGCCCCGTCACGCCCGAGATCGCCGATCTGGCCCAGAAGGCCGCCGCTGCCGTGCACGGGCAGATCGTCGCCATCGACCTCGTCGAGGACCCCGCCGCGCAGAACGAGTGGGGTGGCCTGAAGATCATCGAGATCAACCACACCATGGAATTCAAGAACTCCGTGGCGACCACCGGCGTGAACATCCCGCGCGTGATGGGCGAGTACGCGATCAGCCTGCTGTAA
- a CDS encoding 3-isopropylmalate dehydratase large subunit: protein MGRMTNSTPRPQTMAEKILSRRGTQVVYAGDLAVVEVDQVMVVDSIAQSFIQRMEQDLGAVPKYPERVSIVIDHVAPASTVSVAQAQKEAREYAAQTGVRLFDVGRGICHQVLMEEGLARPGWIVLGSDSHSTTYGAVAAFGSGMGATDIALAAASGKTWLKVPDSVKVTFTGDLRPGVTAKDVALEMIRRLGADGATYQSIEMHAGDRFTRGERMTLANLCVEAGAKAGLVVPGGEILTAYGYDIPEWVYPDGGATYVQSIEIDLGALNPRMSAPSEVDNVFDVAQLREDLRDVHVDQVFIGTCTNGRIEDLHAAADVLRGRRVAPGTRLLVIPASSQVMEDAMADGTLLTLQRAGAVLGTPGCGPCMGRHQGVLAPGEVCVSTSNRNFIGRMGDKDARIYLASPAVAAATAVMGRVALPEDIKM, encoded by the coding sequence ATGGGCCGCATGACGAACTCCACCCCCCGCCCGCAGACCATGGCGGAAAAGATCCTCTCCCGGCGCGGCACGCAGGTCGTGTACGCCGGTGACCTCGCGGTCGTCGAGGTCGATCAGGTCATGGTCGTGGACTCCATCGCCCAGAGCTTCATCCAGCGGATGGAACAGGACCTCGGCGCCGTTCCGAAATACCCCGAACGGGTCAGCATCGTGATCGACCACGTCGCCCCCGCCAGCACCGTCAGCGTCGCGCAGGCGCAGAAGGAAGCGCGCGAGTACGCCGCGCAGACCGGCGTGCGTCTCTTCGACGTGGGGCGCGGCATCTGCCATCAGGTGCTGATGGAGGAGGGCCTGGCCCGCCCCGGCTGGATCGTGCTGGGCAGCGACAGCCACAGCACCACGTACGGCGCGGTCGCCGCGTTCGGCAGCGGCATGGGCGCCACCGACATCGCCCTGGCCGCCGCCAGCGGCAAGACGTGGCTGAAAGTCCCCGACAGCGTGAAAGTCACCTTCACGGGCGACCTGCGGCCCGGCGTGACCGCCAAGGACGTCGCGCTGGAGATGATCCGCCGCCTCGGCGCGGACGGCGCCACGTACCAGAGCATCGAGATGCATGCCGGGGACCGCTTCACGCGTGGCGAACGCATGACCCTCGCCAACCTCTGCGTCGAGGCCGGTGCGAAGGCCGGACTGGTCGTCCCAGGCGGCGAGATCCTCACCGCGTACGGCTACGACATCCCCGAATGGGTCTACCCGGACGGGGGCGCCACGTACGTGCAGAGCATAGAGATCGACCTGGGCGCCCTGAATCCCCGCATGAGCGCCCCCAGCGAGGTGGACAACGTGTTCGACGTCGCCCAGCTGCGCGAGGACCTCCGCGACGTGCACGTGGATCAGGTGTTCATCGGCACCTGCACCAACGGCCGCATCGAGGACCTGCACGCCGCCGCCGACGTCCTGCGCGGGCGGCGCGTCGCCCCCGGCACCCGCCTCCTCGTGATTCCGGCCAGCAGTCAGGTCATGGAGGACGCCATGGCCGACGGGACCCTCCTGACCCTGCAACGCGCCGGAGCCGTGCTGGGCACCCCCGGCTGCGGGCCGTGCATGGGCCGCCACCAGGGCGTCCTCGCGCCCGGCGAGGTCTGCGTCAGCACCAGCAACCGCAACTTCATCGGGCGGATGGGCGACAAGGACGCCCGCATCTACCTCGCGTCGCCCGCCGTGGCCGCCGCGACCGCCGTCATGGGCCGCGTCGCGCTGCCCGAGGACATTAAGATGTAA
- the sodA gene encoding superoxide dismutase [Mn], which translates to MAYELPTLPYAYDALEPHIDARTMEIHHTKHHQTYVDNANKALEGTEFASMPVEDLIQNLAQVPADKKTALRNNAGGHANHSLFWQVMGPQGSGQPSGELADAINAAFGSFDAFKEKFEDAAKTRFGSGWAWLVVKDGALAVVSTANQDNPLMGEAVAGVSGTPLLGVDVWEHAYYLNYQNKRPDYLKAFWNVVNWDEVARRYAAAK; encoded by the coding sequence ATGGCCTACGAACTGCCCACGCTGCCCTACGCCTACGACGCCCTCGAACCCCACATCGACGCGCGCACCATGGAGATCCACCACACCAAGCACCACCAGACGTACGTGGACAACGCGAACAAGGCCCTTGAAGGGACCGAGTTCGCCAGCATGCCCGTCGAGGACCTGATCCAGAACCTCGCTCAGGTGCCCGCCGACAAGAAGACCGCGCTGCGCAACAACGCCGGTGGACACGCCAACCACAGCCTGTTCTGGCAGGTCATGGGCCCCCAGGGCAGCGGTCAGCCCAGCGGCGAACTGGCCGACGCCATCAACGCGGCCTTCGGGTCCTTCGACGCGTTCAAGGAGAAGTTCGAAGACGCCGCCAAGACCCGCTTCGGCAGCGGCTGGGCGTGGCTGGTCGTGAAGGACGGCGCGCTGGCCGTCGTGAGCACCGCCAACCAGGACAACCCCCTGATGGGCGAGGCGGTCGCGGGCGTCAGCGGCACCCCGCTCCTGGGCGTGGACGTGTGGGAGCACGCGTACTACCTGAACTACCAGAACAAGCGCCCGGACTACCTGAAGGCGTTCTGGAACGTCGTGAACTGGGACGAGGTCGCGCGCCGCTACGCCGCCGCGAAGTAA
- a CDS encoding hemolysin family protein, which translates to MGQPLLEFGILVGLLIINGFFSGSELGVVSARRSRLQAQANAGHRGARRAVELSENPGAFLATVQIGITLIGTVSAVFAGGSLTRYLEAALRPLLGELAGSAASVGVVLIVTFLSLVLGELAPKNIALRNPEALAMRVAPFFSGLARFTKPFVWVLEATTRGLLRLLGMRGEVQEQITEEDVKALVLQASESGSLEAGERERIDHVLRFNDRRARDLMTPRTDAVTLRADLPLPDLVACVLAHPHDRYPVTDETGDVTGQVAVADILRAVHEGGSLHEYLQPVMFVPETAWAEDVLTRLAGEAGQRLAIVVDEYGVFTGLLTTTDLLTELAGVNSPEDADLLVLRDDGSFLVDGGMPMHDLRMHLPLPALPREDFSTLAGYVLEVLGEFPSVGARALYDGWELEVLDLDGPRIDRVLVVPPNG; encoded by the coding sequence GTGGGTCAACCGCTTCTGGAATTCGGCATTCTCGTGGGTCTGCTGATCATCAACGGCTTCTTCTCCGGTTCCGAACTGGGCGTGGTGTCCGCGCGGCGGTCCCGCCTGCAGGCGCAGGCGAACGCCGGTCACCGGGGCGCTCGCCGCGCAGTGGAACTCTCGGAGAACCCGGGCGCATTCCTGGCGACCGTGCAGATCGGCATCACGCTGATCGGGACGGTCAGTGCCGTGTTCGCCGGTGGGAGCCTCACCCGGTACCTGGAGGCCGCGCTGAGACCGCTGCTGGGTGAGCTGGCGGGCAGCGCCGCGTCGGTCGGCGTGGTGCTCATCGTGACGTTCCTGTCGCTGGTGCTGGGTGAACTCGCCCCGAAGAACATCGCGCTGCGCAACCCCGAGGCGCTGGCCATGCGGGTCGCGCCGTTCTTCTCTGGACTGGCGCGGTTCACGAAGCCGTTCGTGTGGGTGCTGGAGGCCACCACGCGCGGTCTGCTGCGCCTGCTGGGCATGCGGGGCGAGGTGCAGGAGCAGATCACCGAGGAGGACGTCAAGGCGCTCGTGCTCCAGGCGTCCGAGAGCGGCAGCCTGGAAGCGGGGGAACGGGAACGGATTGATCACGTGCTGCGCTTCAATGACCGCCGCGCCCGGGATCTCATGACGCCCCGCACGGACGCCGTGACCCTGCGCGCGGACCTGCCCCTGCCGGATCTGGTCGCCTGCGTGCTGGCTCACCCGCACGACCGGTACCCCGTCACGGACGAGACCGGTGACGTGACCGGGCAGGTAGCCGTGGCCGACATCCTGCGCGCCGTGCACGAGGGCGGCTCGCTGCACGAGTACCTGCAGCCGGTGATGTTCGTGCCGGAGACCGCATGGGCGGAGGACGTCCTGACCCGCCTGGCCGGGGAGGCCGGGCAGCGGCTGGCGATTGTCGTGGACGAGTACGGCGTGTTCACGGGCCTGCTGACCACCACCGACCTCCTGACGGAGCTGGCGGGCGTGAACAGCCCGGAGGACGCGGACCTGCTGGTGCTGCGGGATGACGGGAGTTTCCTGGTGGATGGCGGCATGCCCATGCACGACCTGCGGATGCACCTGCCGCTGCCCGCGCTGCCACGGGAGGATTTCAGCACGCTGGCCGGGTACGTGCTGGAGGTGCTGGGCGAGTTCCCCAGCGTGGGTGCGCGGGCGCTGTACGACGGCTGGGAACTGGAAGTCCTGGATCTGGACGGTCCCAGGATCGACCGGGTTCTGGTGGTTCCTCCGAACGGCTAA
- a CDS encoding LeuD/DmdB family oxidoreductase small subunit, translating to MPRIWKFGDSVNTDDILPGKFAPFMAGEDVFQTFAFHYIRPEFAAEVRPGDVLIGGRNWGLGSSREYAPQALKKLQVGGIVAPSFARIHYRNLLNLGIPAFEYDLTGLLEDGAEVSLDVPTGVLTYAGGTVQLPPPPEFLREALAEGSILAFFKKHGRFPGEPA from the coding sequence ATGCCGAGAATCTGGAAATTTGGCGACAGCGTGAACACCGACGACATCCTGCCGGGCAAGTTCGCGCCGTTCATGGCGGGCGAGGACGTGTTTCAGACGTTCGCGTTCCATTACATCCGCCCGGAGTTCGCTGCGGAGGTGCGGCCCGGTGACGTGCTGATCGGGGGGCGTAACTGGGGGCTGGGCAGCAGTCGCGAGTACGCTCCGCAGGCGTTGAAGAAGTTGCAGGTGGGCGGGATCGTCGCGCCGAGTTTCGCGCGGATTCACTACCGCAACCTCCTGAACCTGGGCATTCCGGCGTTCGAGTACGACCTGACCGGGCTGCTGGAGGACGGTGCGGAGGTGTCCCTGGACGTGCCCACGGGCGTCCTGACGTACGCGGGCGGGACGGTGCAGTTGCCGCCGCCGCCGGAGTTCCTGCGTGAGGCGCTGGCCGAGGGGAGCATCCTGGCGTTCTTCAAGAAGCACGGGCGTTTTCCGGGCGAGCCCGCCTAA
- a CDS encoding OmpH family outer membrane protein has protein sequence MNRFLILAPLALLATVPHAQQSKNRVGVVNVQNVIKSMSGSKTYTDLTAKSNADLKARQTSIQSLAAKASRGSAADKAALTKAQQDYAKTRDSYIKQIETAFKPLATKVNSAVAKVAKTNGYSIVIDANVANDTNLIVHANTAVDLTQAVLKEVK, from the coding sequence ATGAACCGATTCCTGATCCTCGCGCCCCTGGCGCTCCTCGCCACCGTCCCGCACGCTCAGCAGAGCAAGAATCGGGTGGGTGTCGTCAACGTTCAGAACGTCATCAAGAGCATGTCCGGCAGCAAGACCTACACGGACCTGACGGCCAAATCGAACGCAGACCTGAAAGCCCGCCAGACCTCCATCCAGTCACTGGCTGCGAAGGCGTCCAGGGGCAGCGCCGCGGACAAGGCTGCGCTGACCAAGGCGCAGCAGGACTACGCCAAGACCCGTGACTCGTATATCAAGCAGATCGAGACCGCCTTCAAGCCACTGGCCACCAAGGTCAACAGCGCAGTCGCAAAGGTCGCCAAGACCAACGGGTACAGCATCGTGATCGACGCGAACGTCGCCAACGACACCAACCTGATCGTCCATGCGAACACCGCCGTGGACCTCACGCAGGCGGTTCTCAAGGAAGTCAAGTAA
- a CDS encoding chloride channel protein, with product MRSPLPRAVLHRLETGRLVVLSVLLGALVGGLCIVLRLSLDVLIGLAVHLTDYASPGTTGEGGLMMAFGTAAPWGLLALPFVAAAYAALIPDGVGDPFTQLVRGYHQRGQWPALPTQVRTLAATLIGHASGLLVGRDAPFTMAGMIGARLMQRVTRLDAVEFRTLTLAGAAAGLGTVLHAPLAAAVLIAELLYRRFEFEFEVVMPCLLAAVAGTAVYGLAFGFTPLMAFPDVQVPAAAQLPAFLVVALGATLLGWLALLSCSALPGTALRGWRRPAFAAGVGLLTAVVAARLTPTVLGDGSGWLQLGAGGFLGSDAGGQAAWRWVILAFGLHVALGGGVLPSVGIGGLLGIGLASVLGVDPAVAAMVGAASFLTVTLNVPLAATLLTVTWGGEALLPVTLAASGLAHLLSGTRGLLDSQVQGRRESGVHSGTPAWLPDTVRYIPRRTPDLPAVPYDAAAPVTPQETEVLPPPSSDRELYRRVVPASWTGARLGMVTLPPGVEVVGVVRDGSVRLPRADLRLTRSDELVFLARPEAYTALEGVLRLPGA from the coding sequence ATGCGTTCTCCGTTGCCCCGCGCCGTCCTGCACCGCCTGGAAACTGGAAGGCTCGTGGTGCTCAGCGTGCTGCTGGGTGCACTGGTCGGCGGGCTGTGCATCGTCCTGCGGCTCAGCCTGGACGTGCTGATCGGCCTTGCCGTTCACCTCACCGATTACGCCTCGCCTGGCACGACCGGGGAGGGCGGCCTGATGATGGCCTTCGGCACGGCCGCTCCCTGGGGACTGCTGGCTCTGCCCTTCGTGGCCGCCGCGTACGCCGCGCTGATTCCGGACGGTGTGGGCGACCCCTTCACGCAGCTGGTGCGGGGCTACCACCAGCGCGGGCAGTGGCCCGCCCTGCCGACGCAGGTGCGGACCCTGGCCGCCACCCTGATCGGGCACGCCTCCGGGCTTCTGGTCGGGCGGGACGCGCCCTTCACGATGGCGGGCATGATCGGCGCCCGCCTGATGCAGCGGGTCACGCGCCTGGACGCCGTGGAATTCCGGACCCTGACGCTGGCCGGAGCGGCCGCCGGGCTGGGCACAGTGCTGCACGCTCCCCTGGCGGCCGCCGTGCTGATCGCCGAGCTGCTGTACCGCCGCTTCGAATTCGAGTTCGAGGTCGTCATGCCCTGCCTCCTGGCGGCCGTGGCGGGCACCGCCGTGTACGGACTGGCGTTCGGGTTCACGCCGCTCATGGCCTTCCCTGACGTGCAGGTACCGGCAGCGGCGCAACTTCCGGCCTTTCTGGTGGTGGCCCTGGGCGCCACCCTGCTGGGGTGGCTGGCCCTGCTGAGCTGCTCGGCCCTCCCGGGCACCGCCCTGCGCGGCTGGCGCCGCCCGGCCTTCGCGGCGGGAGTCGGCCTGCTCACGGCAGTCGTGGCGGCGCGCCTGACCCCCACCGTCCTGGGGGACGGCTCGGGCTGGCTGCAACTCGGGGCGGGAGGGTTCCTTGGGTCCGATGCCGGTGGGCAGGCGGCGTGGCGCTGGGTGATTCTGGCGTTCGGTCTGCACGTGGCGCTGGGCGGCGGCGTGCTGCCGTCTGTTGGCATCGGTGGCCTGCTGGGCATTGGTCTGGCGAGCGTGCTGGGCGTGGACCCGGCGGTGGCGGCGATGGTGGGGGCCGCGTCGTTCCTCACCGTGACCCTGAACGTGCCGCTGGCCGCGACCCTCCTGACGGTCACGTGGGGCGGAGAAGCGCTGCTGCCTGTCACGCTGGCCGCGAGTGGCCTGGCGCACCTGCTCAGTGGCACGCGGGGTCTGCTGGACAGTCAGGTGCAGGGGCGGCGCGAGAGTGGCGTGCATTCCGGCACGCCCGCGTGGCTGCCGGACACCGTGAGGTACATTCCGCGCCGCACGCCCGACCTGCCGGCCGTGCCATACGACGCCGCCGCTCCGGTGACCCCGCAGGAGACCGAGGTGCTGCCGCCCCCGTCCAGTGACCGGGAGCTGTACCGGAGGGTGGTACCGGCCAGCTGGACCGGCGCGCGGCTGGGCATGGTGACGTTGCCGCCCGGGGTGGAGGTGGTCGGTGTGGTCCGCGACGGTTCGGTGCGGCTGCCCCGCGCGGACCTGCGCCTGACCCGGTCCGACGAACTGGTGTTCCTGGCTCGCCCCGAGGCGTACACGGCGTTGGAGGGCGTCCTGCGGCTGCCCGGCGCATAA
- a CDS encoding CBS and ACT domain-containing protein: MLVRDWMTRNPVTVTPDTPVMDALKILKEGGFRRLPVLDAQGRLVGITTRKDLKDAMPSKATTLSVWELNYLLSKLTVDEMMARPVITAAEGEYMEDAALRMQEHHVGGLPVLNDAGQLSGIITTMDVLRAFTGILGMREGGQRLTLDMPDVPGSLERATGAILPSNIISVATFGGENGRRRFVMRVSGDGVRDVRDRVRAAGIDVLD, translated from the coding sequence ATGCTCGTTCGCGACTGGATGACCCGCAACCCGGTGACCGTCACCCCTGACACGCCCGTGATGGACGCCCTGAAGATCCTCAAGGAGGGGGGCTTCCGCCGCCTGCCGGTGCTGGACGCCCAGGGCCGACTGGTGGGCATCACGACCCGTAAGGACCTGAAGGACGCCATGCCCAGCAAGGCCACGACCCTCAGCGTGTGGGAACTGAACTACCTGCTGAGCAAACTGACGGTGGACGAGATGATGGCCCGCCCCGTCATCACTGCCGCCGAGGGCGAGTACATGGAGGACGCCGCGCTGCGCATGCAGGAGCACCATGTGGGGGGCCTGCCGGTCCTGAACGACGCGGGGCAGCTGAGCGGGATCATCACGACCATGGACGTCCTGCGGGCCTTCACGGGCATCCTGGGCATGCGCGAGGGCGGGCAGCGACTGACGCTGGACATGCCGGACGTACCCGGCAGCCTCGAGCGGGCGACGGGGGCGATCCTGCCGAGCAACATCATCAGCGTGGCGACGTTCGGCGGGGAGAACGGCCGCCGCCGCTTCGTGATGCGCGTCAGCGGGGACGGCGTACGTGACGTGCGCGACCGGGTCCGCGCGGCGGGCATCGACGTGCTGGACTGA
- the lysW gene encoding lysine biosynthesis protein LysW, with translation MATVQFENPDTGATIELTNPELGELVIDDETGVEYEVVSIDPPRLEAAPQEAEDWGE, from the coding sequence ATGGCTACCGTTCAATTTGAAAATCCCGATACCGGCGCGACCATCGAACTGACCAACCCCGAACTGGGCGAACTCGTCATCGACGACGAGACCGGCGTGGAATACGAGGTCGTCTCCATCGACCCCCCCCGCCTCGAAGCCGCCCCGCAGGAAGCGGAGGACTGGGGCGAGTAA
- the tpiA gene encoding triose-phosphate isomerase: MKNLLALNWKMNKTPTEARAWAQELGEKLEAGQAELAVMAPAITLSALAANLPTGVGFGGQDVSAHESGAYTGEISAAMLKDVGATYAVVGHSERRDYHGETDAVVAAKARQAQANGLTPIVCVGEKLDVREAGEHVPFTLAQLAGSLEGVGTDVVVAYEPVWAIGTGKTATAEDAEELAAAIRGALQERYGDAAAGIRVLYGGSVKPDNIASICAKPNVNGALVGGASLKVADVLGMNDALK, translated from the coding sequence ATGAAGAATCTGCTGGCACTGAACTGGAAGATGAACAAGACCCCCACCGAGGCCCGCGCCTGGGCGCAGGAACTCGGCGAGAAACTCGAAGCCGGTCAGGCGGAACTGGCCGTCATGGCCCCCGCGATCACCCTGAGTGCGCTGGCCGCGAACCTCCCCACCGGCGTGGGCTTCGGCGGGCAGGACGTGTCCGCGCACGAGTCCGGCGCGTACACCGGCGAGATCAGCGCCGCGATGCTCAAAGACGTCGGCGCGACGTACGCCGTCGTGGGCCACAGCGAACGCCGCGACTACCACGGCGAGACGGACGCCGTCGTGGCCGCGAAGGCCCGTCAGGCCCAGGCGAACGGCCTGACGCCCATCGTATGCGTCGGCGAGAAGCTCGACGTGCGCGAGGCGGGCGAGCACGTGCCGTTCACGCTGGCGCAGCTGGCGGGCAGCCTGGAGGGCGTGGGCACCGACGTGGTCGTCGCGTACGAACCCGTCTGGGCGATCGGCACCGGCAAGACCGCCACCGCCGAGGACGCCGAGGAACTCGCCGCCGCGATCCGCGGAGCACTTCAGGAGCGGTACGGTGACGCGGCGGCGGGCATCCGCGTGCTGTACGGCGGGAGCGTGAAGCCGGACAACATTGCCAGCATCTGCGCGAAACCGAACGTGAACGGCGCCCTGGTGGGCGGCGCGAGCCTGAAGGTCGCGGACGTGCTGGGCATGAACGACGCCCTGAAGTAA
- the asnS gene encoding asparagine--tRNA ligase — MSVHSSIHDLAQHVGQTVTVHAWLQDKSGKGKIQFLKLRDGSGFVQATVFKTDVSEEVFEQAKRLTQEQAITVTGEVRADERAPGGVELSLRDLTVISENHGEYPITPKEHGIEFLMDHRHVWLRHRRPWAIMRVRDSVQRAVVDFFHGEGFIRFDAPFFTPNAAEGTTELFEIDLFGEDKAYLSQTGQLHAEAGAFAFGKVYAFGPTFRAEKSKTRRHLLEFWMIEPEVVPSNHTENMALQERFVSFLVRRVLEECQEELKILGRDQSKLAGAAEGNYPRVTYTDALDIIRQHIESRDLPANVQEDVQPVEWGDDLGAPHETILGHHFDRPVIIERYPAAIKAFYMQPDPQDPRVALCDDMIAPEGYGEIIGGSERIHDYDLLKSRIEHEGLPLEAFEWYLDLRKTGSMPHAGFGMGLERVIAWITGIDHIREAIPFPRMLTRMRP, encoded by the coding sequence ATGAGCGTTCATTCCAGCATTCACGACCTCGCGCAGCACGTGGGTCAGACCGTCACCGTTCACGCCTGGCTGCAGGACAAGAGCGGCAAGGGCAAGATCCAGTTCCTGAAACTCCGCGACGGCAGCGGCTTCGTGCAGGCCACCGTCTTCAAGACCGACGTGTCCGAGGAGGTGTTCGAGCAGGCCAAACGCCTCACGCAGGAGCAGGCGATCACCGTGACCGGCGAGGTCCGCGCCGACGAGCGCGCCCCGGGTGGTGTGGAACTCAGCCTGCGGGACCTGACCGTGATCAGCGAGAACCACGGCGAGTACCCCATCACGCCCAAGGAGCACGGCATCGAGTTCCTGATGGACCACCGTCACGTGTGGCTGCGCCACCGCCGCCCCTGGGCAATCATGCGCGTGCGGGACAGCGTGCAGCGCGCCGTCGTGGACTTCTTCCACGGTGAGGGATTCATCCGTTTCGACGCGCCGTTCTTCACCCCGAACGCCGCCGAGGGCACCACCGAACTGTTCGAGATCGACCTGTTCGGCGAGGACAAGGCGTACCTGTCCCAGACGGGTCAGCTGCACGCCGAGGCGGGCGCGTTCGCGTTCGGCAAGGTGTACGCCTTCGGCCCGACCTTCCGCGCCGAGAAGAGCAAGACGCGCCGTCACCTGCTGGAATTCTGGATGATCGAACCCGAGGTGGTGCCCAGCAACCACACCGAGAACATGGCGCTGCAGGAGCGCTTCGTGAGCTTCCTGGTGCGCCGCGTGCTGGAGGAATGCCAGGAGGAACTGAAGATCCTCGGGCGCGACCAGAGCAAACTCGCGGGCGCGGCCGAAGGCAACTACCCGCGCGTGACGTACACCGATGCGCTGGACATCATCCGCCAGCACATTGAGAGCCGCGACCTGCCCGCCAACGTGCAGGAGGACGTGCAGCCCGTCGAGTGGGGCGACGACCTGGGCGCCCCGCACGAGACGATCCTCGGGCATCACTTCGACCGTCCCGTGATCATCGAGCGGTACCCGGCGGCCATCAAGGCGTTCTACATGCAGCCCGACCCGCAGGATCCCCGCGTGGCCCTGTGCGACGACATGATCGCGCCCGAAGGGTACGGCGAGATCATCGGCGGCAGCGAACGCATCCACGACTACGACCTGCTGAAGTCCCGCATTGAGCACGAGGGCCTGCCGCTGGAGGCCTTCGAGTGGTACCTGGACCTGCGCAAGACGGGCAGCATGCCGCACGCGGGCTTCGGCATGGGCCTGGAACGCGTGATCGCGTGGATCACGGGCATCGACCACATCCGCGAGGCGATTCCGTTCCCGCGTATGCTGACCCGCATGCGCCCCTGA
- a CDS encoding pyridoxamine 5'-phosphate oxidase family protein: MTQQSNEGVQELSKLIHGVKFAMLTVQNADGHLHAHPMTTQEVEFDGDIWFIGGKDTAQVAAMRQHPQVNVSYSRPDKGVYVSVNGTAELVEDREKLDALWSDMYKAYFPEGKEDPNIQLIRISANGAEYWEGEGKVRSLIEIARGMIKGEEAHPGKNETVNL, translated from the coding sequence ATGACTCAACAGTCCAACGAAGGCGTGCAGGAACTCTCGAAGCTCATCCACGGCGTGAAATTCGCCATGCTGACGGTGCAGAATGCCGATGGTCACCTCCACGCCCATCCCATGACGACCCAGGAAGTCGAGTTCGATGGGGACATCTGGTTCATTGGTGGCAAGGACACGGCCCAGGTGGCGGCCATGCGCCAGCATCCGCAGGTGAACGTCAGCTATTCCCGGCCGGACAAGGGCGTCTACGTGAGCGTGAACGGCACGGCAGAACTGGTGGAGGATCGCGAGAAGCTGGATGCACTGTGGAGCGACATGTACAAGGCGTACTTCCCGGAGGGCAAGGAAGACCCCAACATCCAGCTGATCCGGATCAGCGCGAACGGCGCCGAGTACTGGGAAGGCGAAGGCAAGGTCCGCAGCCTCATCGAGATCGCCAGGGGCATGATCAAGGGCGAAGAAGCACACCCCGGCAAGAACGAGACCGTCAACCTCTGA